The Chloroflexota bacterium genome has a segment encoding these proteins:
- a CDS encoding DUF4256 domain-containing protein, with protein MKGKNSQLSPGQREALLKTLKDRFGKNMARHGGIEWAKVQAKLEANAEKLWSLIEMERTGGEPDVVGHDSKTGEYSFYDCSADSPSGRRSLCYDREALESRKEHKPKDSAIAMAAAMGIELLTEEQYRELQKLGDFDTKTSSWVKTPSAIRKLGGAIFCDRRYDMVFVYHNGAESYYAARAFRGALRV; from the coding sequence ATGAAGGGTAAGAACAGCCAGCTCTCGCCGGGACAGCGTGAGGCGTTGCTCAAAACGCTGAAGGACCGTTTCGGGAAGAACATGGCCCGCCATGGAGGTATCGAATGGGCTAAGGTCCAGGCAAAGCTGGAGGCGAATGCTGAAAAGCTATGGTCGCTCATTGAGATGGAGAGAACCGGCGGCGAACCGGATGTCGTCGGTCATGACAGCAAGACGGGCGAGTATAGCTTTTATGATTGTTCGGCGGATAGTCCGAGCGGCCGCAGGAGCCTGTGCTACGACCGTGAAGCGTTGGAGTCACGGAAAGAACACAAACCCAAAGATAGCGCAATCGCGATGGCGGCCGCCATGGGCATTGAGCTTTTGACGGAAGAGCAGTACCGAGAGCTGCAGAAGCTCGGCGATTTCGATACGAAGACCTCGAGCTGGGTGAAAACGCCTTCCGCTATCAGAAAACTCGGCGGCGCCATCTTTTGCGATCGCCGGTACGATATGGTCTTCGTCTATCACAACGGCGCGGAATCGTACTACGCCGCCAGGGCCTTCCGCGGCGCGCTAAGGGTTTAA
- a CDS encoding molybdopterin molybdotransferase MoeA: MHVHTHSKRTHHGMPKMPDWLSVEQALEKILGYVNSLEVEERPLLEALGQVLAEELRATFPVPPHANSSMDGYAVQAADIARASDGGKATLKVIGHLAAGQVPSKAVAPGAAIRIMTGALVPPGADTIVPFEETDELHRAKHGETKHEEIGILAALPKGANIRYAGEDIEQGAVVLPKGAVLRPAEIGVIASLGRATVRVIRRPVVAILATGDELSDPSEPLAPGKIYNSNSYSIASSVLRYGGIPKLLGIARDNLPDLEAKIREGLSADMLITTAGVSRGDYDIVKDVLMKQGQIAFWTVRMRPAKPLAFGALEARGRGGAVRRVPHLGLPGNPVSSLVAFEQFGRAAILKMLGKTHLAKPTIKAVLEDAIENTDDRRVYARVRVTKRDGRYYARLTGSQSSGVLTSMARANGLAVCPEDVPVMPAGSTVDVQMLDWTEEQE, encoded by the coding sequence GTGCACGTGCATACCCATAGCAAGCGCACCCACCACGGTATGCCCAAGATGCCGGACTGGCTCTCCGTGGAGCAGGCCCTTGAAAAGATATTGGGTTATGTCAATTCCCTTGAGGTCGAGGAGCGCCCCCTACTAGAGGCCCTCGGCCAAGTCCTGGCCGAAGAGCTTCGCGCAACCTTCCCGGTTCCTCCGCACGCCAACTCCTCCATGGATGGCTATGCCGTCCAGGCCGCCGATATCGCCCGCGCGAGCGATGGCGGCAAGGCCACGCTCAAAGTCATCGGCCATCTGGCCGCCGGGCAGGTCCCCTCCAAGGCCGTCGCTCCCGGCGCCGCCATCCGCATCATGACCGGCGCCCTGGTCCCGCCCGGGGCGGACACCATCGTCCCCTTTGAGGAGACGGACGAGCTCCATCGCGCCAAACACGGCGAGACGAAGCACGAGGAGATCGGCATCCTGGCCGCGCTCCCCAAGGGCGCGAACATCCGCTACGCGGGGGAAGATATCGAGCAGGGCGCCGTCGTCCTTCCCAAGGGCGCTGTCCTTCGCCCCGCCGAGATCGGCGTCATCGCCTCCCTGGGCCGCGCCACCGTGCGCGTCATCCGCCGCCCCGTCGTCGCCATCCTCGCCACCGGCGATGAGCTGTCCGACCCATCGGAGCCGCTGGCCCCTGGGAAAATCTACAACAGCAACAGCTACTCCATCGCCTCCTCGGTCCTCCGCTATGGCGGCATCCCCAAGCTCCTCGGCATCGCCAGGGACAACCTGCCGGACCTGGAGGCCAAGATCCGCGAAGGCCTTTCCGCCGATATGCTCATCACCACCGCAGGCGTCTCCCGCGGCGATTACGATATCGTGAAAGACGTCCTCATGAAGCAGGGGCAGATCGCCTTCTGGACGGTGCGCATGCGCCCGGCCAAACCCCTCGCCTTCGGCGCGCTGGAGGCCCGCGGCCGCGGGGGAGCCGTTCGCCGTGTGCCGCACCTGGGCCTGCCCGGCAACCCCGTCAGCTCCCTGGTCGCCTTCGAGCAGTTCGGGCGCGCCGCCATCCTTAAGATGCTCGGCAAGACCCACCTGGCCAAGCCGACGATCAAGGCCGTGCTGGAAGACGCAATCGAAAACACGGACGACCGCCGCGTCTACGCTCGCGTCCGCGTTACCAAGCGCGATGGCCGCTACTACGCCCGCCTCACCGGCTCCCAAAGCTCTGGCGTCCTGACCTCCATGGCCAGGGCCAACGGCCTGGCCGTCTGCCCGGAGGATGTGCCCGTCATGCCAGCAGGCTCCACCGTGGACGTCCAGATGCTCGATTGGACGGAAGAACAGGAATAG
- a CDS encoding amidohydrolase, with protein MKYSVISSDSHVCEPGDVWTKRIDKKYRDRAPHLIHEGGFDKLVFDGLPASNAGMMGPAGRTPEQMKDVKLFEHNRKGGYDPDARLKDMAMDGVDAEVLYPTAGLRMWRLPDRDYATACIRAYNDWMAEFCATHPKQLKGLGLVPMHDIEQAVLEAKRIKQIGLAGVMITISPEEQRSYNDPMYEPLWATAADIGMPISMHILTAVGRDPFQQFAVDYASMSNWMIRSLTAIIFSGVFQRHPKLKMISVEADIGWVANFIHRMDHTMWKHGPRLGLKLEKKPSEYFRSNVLATFMSDEAGMRTWDIIGEDNIMWSNDYPHADSIWPNSQAIIKREFTGVPERAKKKILAENCAKLYGFA; from the coding sequence ATGAAGTACAGCGTCATCTCCTCCGATTCCCACGTCTGCGAGCCGGGGGACGTGTGGACCAAGCGCATCGATAAGAAGTACCGCGACCGCGCGCCGCACCTCATCCACGAAGGCGGCTTCGATAAGCTGGTCTTTGATGGCTTGCCCGCCAGCAATGCCGGGATGATGGGCCCCGCCGGGCGCACGCCTGAGCAGATGAAGGATGTGAAGCTCTTCGAGCATAACCGCAAGGGGGGCTACGACCCGGACGCGCGCCTGAAGGACATGGCGATGGACGGCGTGGACGCCGAGGTCCTCTATCCCACCGCCGGCCTTCGCATGTGGCGCCTGCCCGATCGCGATTACGCCACCGCCTGCATCCGCGCCTACAACGATTGGATGGCCGAGTTCTGCGCCACGCACCCTAAGCAGCTCAAGGGCCTGGGCCTGGTGCCGATGCACGACATCGAGCAGGCGGTGCTGGAGGCCAAACGCATCAAGCAGATCGGCCTGGCAGGGGTGATGATTACGATTTCCCCGGAGGAGCAGCGCTCCTATAACGACCCGATGTACGAACCCCTCTGGGCTACCGCCGCGGACATCGGCATGCCGATCAGCATGCATATCCTGACCGCGGTGGGGCGCGACCCGTTCCAGCAGTTCGCGGTGGACTATGCCTCCATGTCCAACTGGATGATCCGCTCGCTGACGGCGATCATCTTCTCCGGGGTCTTCCAGCGGCACCCGAAGCTGAAGATGATTTCCGTGGAGGCGGACATCGGCTGGGTGGCGAATTTCATCCACCGGATGGACCATACGATGTGGAAGCACGGCCCGCGCCTGGGGCTGAAGCTGGAGAAGAAGCCGAGCGAATACTTCAGGTCGAACGTGCTGGCCACGTTCATGTCGGACGAGGCGGGGATGCGGACATGGGACATCATCGGCGAAGACAACATCATGTGGTCGAACGACTATCCGCACGCCGATAGCATCTGGCCGAACTCCCAGGCGATCATCAAGCGCGAGTTCACAGGGGTGCCGGAGCGGGCGAAGAAGAAGATCCTGGCGGAGAACTGCGCGAAGCTGTACGGGTTTGCGTAA
- a CDS encoding DUF3810 domain-containing protein: MQELDGVVREPSKRDRFLYGFLLGLVPILVTTLALGGVWGLKKSGIVLAICAFFAVVSLIAHYFNYKRFSAGLLFISLSVGLVISVIFTIFVIGALQELAREKGINPNRRT; this comes from the coding sequence ATGCAAGAGCTTGACGGCGTGGTCCGGGAGCCTTCCAAGCGCGATAGGTTCCTCTATGGCTTTCTCCTCGGGCTCGTCCCTATCCTGGTGACGACCTTAGCCCTTGGCGGCGTGTGGGGCCTGAAGAAGTCGGGCATCGTCCTCGCCATCTGCGCCTTCTTCGCCGTCGTGAGCCTCATCGCCCACTACTTCAACTACAAGCGCTTCTCTGCCGGCCTCCTCTTTATATCGCTCTCCGTTGGGCTGGTTATCTCGGTCATCTTCACCATCTTCGTCATCGGCGCGCTGCAGGAGCTAGCCAGGGAGAAGGGGATCAACCCGAACCGGCGGACGTAG